A stretch of Acropora palmata chromosome 9, jaAcrPala1.3, whole genome shotgun sequence DNA encodes these proteins:
- the LOC141892798 gene encoding uncharacterized protein LOC141892798 isoform X1, translating into MTSKQAETASVVSSSTDERTETYQSNATEITAQTELGDNVFSYTRVSNISQGFFDNDDLALRRYDEAKDTFTALEAAYKRLLLQVESSKQERRLETERWKTKVENLNRQNKLLQDQLFEYKSKFNKQQEEFSTTKLRLREREWEVESLRRELNTKNSSMDKIRNEKMVLEKELTMLQDQMTTQVSQVQVLESSPDDLEVSFLRDTVSQLEIDCKNAVDERDMLQSEMASLQAKLSQLQDDCDRYRRQSEVAGKTGSLNISRYEMQVQNAVKQRESFKQQLDDLREELKKARETISRLQRDVLQSQNDANKYKEESVFKTHKLESIQEQNVTLEEALENLRSELTKCQATVDVQKRQLISLQETTTRHEKTIQEYEITVKTLHEKNESAERDRVLLNGKLSTLQASQGKLQERVKEWESVEVQLRKRVGELEIELEVHKEKGSEDVDGQLASRVDDLQNRLDESVFSVSDLQGRYDISTKERDELRKVVEKLNSKVVTTTGSLRVIEEEKEELERSATADRQRISKLEVQLDSVTKAKDRYKADLESEKSKVSQLKKEGMEVRQELSESRSAVDRLSGDLEKRDKTIADLKSKLLTFETKVDKYREEAEDLQQKIHLLENEVEELRGEMMEMQKRLGDSEANYKTSAEERDRINEELQKVYKDMSNLQSNYNILEQQRDEFEHQVAVLRMKVKKFEDELSQTKRELSGLDMEVQELRSTKSRNADEIESLKSKLTDLKKLADAYKKEITERDTTIERLRGELATAVSDKDKAITEISQLKNEHNVLKDDNERLQKEFTASNDELIRLSSLYDTANQNKELLQTDFEVVQMKVSDLESTYMDFEERDKDAGVLLEEEREKNEKLEKKIRDLADQKKMVEKQLDERQREIDKLENDMDIAEEKMLTLNLEIEEINGDKNKEYQKLLEKESKLKEVEKDLDSARNEKDKAEKELNALQTKVSKQETQLETSRRQVTQLREQLDAANKKILEGQERFIQIESKSVQHEKFGETLNAIIRRKDENIDALNNKVRQLQDELDRSKRVLNKNTASYDLLKTEKEELLKRISVVQGKLEDTEQETATLKRNRQELLRDVSSRDHTITINETQLSSVTKEKDHYRSEGVALREDCRKAKEELMKTKSSLVEKDRVIQSQTKEIQDKVNLIDTLNNSKINLGNELTNLKKELETTRASSQEKVRDLQGQLQQANIKASKLEATVKNLRMQGHLSDKDRKDYDDRIFEIENLFKTSQGQEADLRSEVEACNAKISMGAAEYKKSQKRVFELEHENAQLQRTVSELQKTRDRIDREKGDFKDELVNANARISEMELKSDYDEKEIVSLKKQLDGALQRSSGVSRENYLKQEQQLVELKLIAETAQDKQNEKDNLIRQLESAKTYLVTQIETLKETLKDTENELEKLKDEVGILQTENIELNKVIGEHQGTVKKLTLERDRIQNELDNQVNAKSSLDEQLMQFKRAAEANKVKITELSSSLNESREQNMIQQKTISDLKNKLDLLEKNVGDKNSIIDDLNCTKKNLQDDIDELDKKLRALQNDNNVMLHSKEELESSYKLISEKSTLLEQTSEASKGDVRRLSEQVEVLQDRLREAESEIRAYRDKERDFQEKIRNYHAQLSKLESTNEFQSERVIVLEQDMSSLKEEIASLLNDRDQAVRELLLVTKEIEERTTEITRLKKALDVANKEREAMAVQLEEQVNVVSQNESQLMNAEIQLQELMTRGDEADAQPKDSSRAERDSLQQELYITRQELSSSQTILDKVQRRKDDMEKQNFALRKQTTELDMKVKALDSENEDLNRELIKDQKRISVLEGDIHRLNVDKNSLLSELEKTRGLVDKLRDEKLVCQRDTSELRSMVENFDKTMEDKNKQIEWYRSTNKDLEEDVTNLKRKVASYREDYDKAQHDLTAFTLKVQELECKTDDLNHGLDLSENEKNKLKEEKASILISLNEFKVNFSNAKREIDKLQNELISVDRKLTYHQARNDTLEEEKDRLKKEITELKKENAELRARLNALQSERNRLQNEITVINKKYVDIQAVQSDKREKKPSDTATSKRLKDLEENYQKVLNEKEDAERRHLDGKRRISKLELEHGDYSRMIQSLEHDLSLKVKRISDLEDSLSELHGRDVVDEGDYKVLRKKVVNLEQELQSAKNKNFRLEAYKTSYEEKLKELQEDLLASQQKTAQTEAMLQTSQDQLSAQQKELLEALKKMADWESAYKSANNAKIELQRNVQTLQSKIVSLEEELQNQMKENAQLRGSLDQTRARNDKLREEINNLQKKLIDKQRYYEEQIRELGEKKAIIERLREENEYLESDKVDLKDELDRVRTEQEKAQLEQRETKFEFQKLQIHCAEVEDTIRMLQDENERLKMELVSLKKLYEELKVSREETIAVQSVSTVDAAIPDMFSADLNSEYEAITIERDTVKRENAALQDKVAGFENSLGDLKEERRKLQDRVLELQKMLSEKSQEMQILTAENKKVTLELQAAKRRLEDLKEEATGWNQERDLLVKEVESMQSKLHDLVLESQKENVSEVSSEMIFSTMEADYKNLQDRASELQLELLAALKKVSTLEHDLEMEKDKNSGLQESNRGLEERVTVLKREVLDYQTKISKIELNFEHIQEQNKELINQVAELEDQLESIKDSSKLSFQGKSDLENEVTSLRTRVNKLQIQIEEDKKIKENLRAQLDDHKNMGDTQSKEIHGRLSQLRMEIEKHRKEVIDKENLIKDTHNKQRDLEDDLHRLRRDLQNKQMECDGYIKDIEESNQEKADMEIEINTLRGQIRNLEILIEEYEKDKNDLRQNINEIVSKNTNQSNDLKKQIKDGLSEVEVYKREMIERETIIKELREKVSHVENQLQVSKTELENRENDCEDYLKDLEDIKKHKSDLEVELLGLKSKINKLTLQIDTERSERAQLQSQLSETKNRGDEESSSHARFVSELQMKLENTKRDINVKEDEIEHLKYELEVTRRELLSKDGEFKISLEKIEQITKEKSELTVEIMSLREKVIILEGDIQKEKVGRVGLQKQLVDSAAKGETDAKLMSEQITEIQTRVESYKREIIEKETIIEKFRFQTTSYEQEVDRLKRDLASRKAECEKNLQDIEILKHDKSEQAMEINSLRSTVSKLEAYIIELRTDKEVVISQVDELKSKNESEASVMHEQIIEIQTRIEEYKTEIIEKETIIEKLRVLISNNDAELDKLRRDLETKEVECDGYIREIEKLNEEKYDLESQLSTIRSKYEVLVSQMNEARADKNLTESETTVLLEKITEIESRIEVYKTEIVEKETLMERLRILNSSNEQDLERLKRELNSKQVECDGYINEIQILHQKLAELDVELNHRKSQALKLERFLDDEKQDKENQLRTQKSNFEVDLTSLKRKFETKELECSGYIKEIEELNQEIFRLKGLLRPEREVEAHYTTSYIMPPKGVTVTREVVVPQESSTTEAAQSSTFGRTEFMVDVKERTKPVEMEISNYEINPKRMVKIRSPFEARGENVAAGAGTSKTEHTKSTVTKITRIQRSVSPSPRLIVEGGDESSFTVVSSRSIDSSPLVSPSRIIHLESSSSPKLNRLLDSSQQSNASSTLNVADVRSHTSTNSSSTVMTKVTQLQTMSSVSDPSLQSMVLGTPEFRIVSSSNGIEGFNRSQEPLTKSVISQVDGSSSPIRVKVEAEEKLEFEPVRLHVERAPLQTTSSSGVQTVVQTQLTTREEGADGFSRVETGETGARTRKVRESREQRAEITQSRKKDDKKISEV; encoded by the coding sequence ACAGAGCGATGGAAAACCAAGGTGGAGAATCTGAATCGACAAAATAAGCTGCTTCAGGACCAGCTGTTTGAGTATAAATCCAAGTTCAATAAACAACAGGAGGAGTTCTCTACCACCAAGCTCCGGTTAAGGGAGAGAGAATGGGAGGTAGAGTCTCTTCGGCGCGAGCTCAATACCAAGAACAGCTCAATGGACAAGATAAGAAACGAGAAAATGGTCCTCGAGAAGGAACTTACCATGCTGCAGGATCAAATGACCACTCAAGTGTCTCAGGTACAGGTTTTGGAGTCTTCGCCAGATGACTTGGAGGTCTCCTTCTTGCGTGATACCGTCTCACAGTTGGAAATTGATTGCAAGAATGCAGTGGACGAGCGAGACATGCTTCAGAGTGAGATGGCCTCGTTGCAAGCGAAGCTTTCTCAACTGCAGGACGATTGTGATAGGTACCGTAGGCAATCTGAAGTGGCGGGAAAGACAGGCAGCTTAAACATTAGCCGATATGAGATGCAGGTACAGAACGCAGTGAAGCAGAGGGAATCTTTTAAACAACAACTAGATGACCTCCGGGAAGAACTGAAGAAGGCAAGAGAAACGATTTCTCGATTACAACGTGATGTCTTGCAGAGCCAAAACGATGCTAACAAATACAAAGAAGAATCCGTCTTCAAGACGCATAAACTCGAAAGTATTCAAGAACAAAATGTAACCCTTGAAGAGGCTTTAGAGAACCTAAGATCGGAATTAACCAAGTGTCAAGCAACTGTGGATGTTCAAAAGCGACAACTTATTTCCCTGCAAGAAACTACAACGCGTCATGAGAAAACTATCCAAGAGTATGAAATTACGGTGAAGACACTGCACGAGAAAAATGAGTCTGCCGAAAGGGACCGTGTCTTGCTGAATGGAAAATTATCTACCCTCCAAGCATCCCAAGGCAAGCTTCAAGAACGTGTGAAAGAATGGGAGTCCGTGGAGGTGCAGCTGCGGAAGAGAGTTGGTGAGCTAGAGATTGAGCTAGAAGTACACAAAGAGAAAGGCTCTGAAGACGTTGATGGGCAGCTGGCTAGCAGGGTGGATGATCTCCAGAATCGGTTAGACGAATCCGTCTTCTCAGTGAGCGACCTTCAAGGAAGGTATGATATTTCCACTAAGGAAAGGGATGAACTAAGAAAGGTTGTTGAAAAGCTTAACTCTAAGGTTGTGACCACAACCGGATCACTGCGAGTTATTGAAGAGGAGAAGGAGGAATTGGAACGTTCTGCCACCGCAGATCGCCAAAGAATTTCAAAACTAGAGGTTCAGTTGGATAGCGTTACTAAAGCAAAAGATAGGTACAAAGCGGATCTTGAGTCGGAGAAATCTAAAGTCAGCCAGCTAAAGAAAGAAGGGATGGAGGTACGGCAGGAGTTGTCTGAAAGCAGGAGTGCGGTTGACCGTCTCAGTGGAGATCTGGAGAAAAGAGATAAGACCATCGCAGACCTAAAGTCCAAGCTTCTAACgtttgaaacaaaagttgaTAAGTACCGCGAAGAAGCTGAAGACTTGCAgcaaaaaattcacttgttGGAGAATGAAGTCGAAGAACTTCGTGGTGAAATGATGGAGATGCAGAAAAGATTGGGTGATTCTGAAGCTAACTACAAGACTTCTGCTGAGGAAAGAGATAGAATCAATGAAGAACTTCAAAAAGTATACAAGGATATGTCAAATTTACAGTCCAACTACAATATATTGGAACAACAGAGGGATGAGTTTGAACATCAGGTAGCGGTACTGAGGATGAAGGTCAAGAAATTTGAAGATGAGCTCAGTCAGACTAAAAGAGAACTTTCTGGTTTGGACATGGAGGTTCAAGAACTTCGATCAACTAAATCTAGAAACGCAGACGAGATTGAATCACTGAAAAGCAAGCTTACTGATCTAAAGAAACTAGCTGATGCTTACAAGAAAGAGATTACAGAGAGAGATACCACAATCGAACGTCTCAGAGGAGAACTAGCCACTGCTGTATCAGATAAAGATAAGGCGATCACAGAAATCAGtcaattaaaaaatgaacacaATGTTCTTAAGGACGATAACGAGAGGCTGCAGAAAGAATTTACCGCAAGCAATGATGAGCTTATTCGGTTATCGTCGTTATATGACACGgcaaaccaaaacaaagagCTCCTTCAAACTGATTTTGAAGTTGTTCAGATGAAGGTCTCCGATCTCGAGTCAACGTATATGGATTTTGAAGAACGTGACAAAGACGCTGGGGTTCTCTTGGAAGAGGAacgagagaaaaatgaaaaactcgAAAAAAAGATACGCGACCTTGCCGACCAGAAAAAAATGGTTGAAAAGCAGCTGGACGAAAGACAAAGGGAGATTGATAAGTTGGAGAACGATATGGACATAGCTGAAGAGAAGATGCTTACACTGAACTTGGAAATTGAGGAAATCAACGGCGATAAGAATAAAGAGTATCAAAAGCTTCTAGAAAAGGAAAGCAAGTTGAAAGAGGTAGAAAAGGATCTTGACTCTgccagaaatgaaaaagataaaGCAGAGAAAGAGCTGAACGCCTTGCAAACTAAAGTGTCCAAGCAGGAGACGCAACTCGAGACCAGCCGCAGGCAGGTAACACAACTGCGAGAGCAACTGGACGCCGCTAACAAGAAGATCCTCGAGGGGCAGGAACGATTCATTCAGATCGAAAGCAAATCAGTACAGCACGAAAAATTCGGGGAGACACTCAATGCTATCATTAGACGGAAGGATGAAAACATCGACGCGTTAAACAACAAGGTGAGACAGCTCCAGGATGAGTTGGATAGAAGCAAACGTGTGCTGAATAAGAACACGGCTTCATACGATTTACTGAAAACCGAGAAAGAGGAGCTTTTAAAGCGAATTTCAGTTGTACAGGGCAAACTGGAAGACACTGAACAAGAGACTGCAACTCTAAAACGGAATCGCCAAGAGCTTTTACGAGATGTTAGCTCAAGAGATCATACAATTACTATCAATGAAACGCAACTTAGCAGCgtaacaaaggaaaaagacCACTACAGATCGGAGGGTGTCGCCCTGCGTGAAGATTGTCGCAAAGCAAAGGAAGAACTTATGAAGACCAAATCTAGTTTAGTCGAAAAGGACAGGGTCATCCAAAGTCAAACCAAGGAAATTCAAGACAAAGTCAACTTGATAGACACTCTAAACAATTCCAAGATAAATCTTGGGAATGAGTTGACAAATCTGAAGAAGGAGCTCGAAACTACCAGAGCTTCCAGCCAAGAGAAAGTGCGAGATCTACAAGGCCAACTTCAACAGGCAAACATCAAAGCTTCTAAGCTTGAAGCGACTGTGAAAAATTTGAGAATGCAAGGTCATCTTAGTGATAAAGATCGCAAAGACTACGACGACAGAATATTCGAAATCGAAAATCTATTCAAAACTTCGCAAGGTCAGGAGGCGGATTTGAGAAGCGAGGTTGAAGCCTGTAATGCAAAGATCAGTATGGGAGCTGCGGAGTACAAGAAGTCGCAAAAACGTGTCTTTGAACTGGAGCATGAAAACGCACAGCTTCAGAGAACTGTAAGCGAGTTGCAGAAAACGCGAGATAGAATTGACCGGGAGAAAGGTGACTTCAAAGATGAACTCGTCAATGCCAACGCCAGGATCTCAGAGATGGAATTGAAATCTGATTACGACGAAAAAGAGATTGTATCCTTGAAGAAACAGCTTGATGGAGCCCTGCAGAGGTCTTCAGGTGTTAGTCGAGAGAATTACTTAAAGCAAGAGCAACAGCTTGTGGAACTAAAATTGATCGCAGAGACAGCTCAAGACAAGCAGAACGAGAAGGACAACCTGATAAGGCAGTTGGAATCAGCAAAAACTTACCTCGTGACCCAAATTGAGACTTTGAAAGAAACCCTCAAGGATACTGAAAACGAATTGGAGAAACTTAAAGACGAGGTTGGGATCTTGCAGACAGAAAACATCGAGCTCAACAAAGTAATTGGTGAGCATCAGGGTACAGTGAAGAAGTTGACACTGGAGAGAGATCGCATTCAAAATGAGCTTGATAACCAAGTGAATGCAAAGTCGTCTTTGGATGAACAACTGATGCAGTTTAAGAGAGCTGCTGAAGCTAACAAAGTGAAAATCACTGAGCTATCATCTTCATTAAACGAAAGTCGGGAACAAAACATGATTCAGCAAAAGACTATCTCTGATCTCAAAAACAAGCTTGACCTTTTAGAGAAGAACGTTGGGGACAAAAATAGCATTATTGATGATCTCAATTGCACCAAGAAGAACTTGCAAGATGACATCGACGAGCTTGACAAAAAACTCCGTGCGCTGCAGAACGACAACAATGTCATGTTACACAGCAAGGAGGAGTTAGAGAGTAGTTATAAGTTGATTTCTGAGAAGTCAACTTTGTTGGAACAAACGAGTGAGGCAAGCAAAGGTGATGTGCGGAGACTTTCAGAACAAGTGGAAGTCTTACAAGACAGACTTCGAGAGGCAGAGAGCGAAATAAGAGCTTATCGGGACAAGGAGAGAGATTTTCAAGAGAAGATCAGGAACTACCACGCACAGCTTTCCAAGTTGGAATCCACCAACGAATTTCAGAGCGAGAGGGTTATTGTGTTGGAACAAGACATGTCATCcttgaaagaagaaattgcAAGCTTGTTAAACGATCGCGACCAAGCCGTCAGGGAATTGTTGCTTGTCACCAAAGAAATAGAAGAGAGAACCACCGAGATCACAAGGCTGAAGAAAGCCCTTGAtgttgcaaacaaagaaagagaagcAATGGCAGTTCAGCTTGAAGAACAAGTCAACGTTGTGTCTCAAAATGAGTCGCAGCTTATGAATGCTGAAATTCAGCTTCAGGAGTTGATGACTCGAGGTGATGAAGCGGATGCTCAGCCAAAAGACAGCTCAAGAGCTGAGAGGGACTCTCTTCAACAAGAGCTTTATATCACAAGACAAGAGTTATCGTCTTCACAAACTATCCTGGACAAGGTTCAACGAAGAAAAGATGACATGGAAAAACAGAACTTTGCTTTGCGAAAGCAAACTACAGAACTCGATATGAAAGTGAAGGCTCTTGATAGTGAGAATGAAGACCTCAATCGTGAACTGATTAAAGATCAGAAGCGAATAAGTGTGTTAGAAGGAGATATCCATCGGCTTAATGTGGACAAGAACAGCCTCCTAAGTGAACTTGAGAAGACTCGAGGACTTGTAGATAAGCTGCGAGACGAGAAATTGGTTTGTCAAAGAGATACGTCTGAGCTTAGATCCATGGTAGAGAATTTTGACAAAACCATGGAGGACAAGAACAAGCAGATTGAGTGGTACCGCTCCACTAACAAGGATCTCGAAGAGGATGTCACGAACCTAAAGCGAAAGGTAGCCAGCTACAGGGAAGACTACGATAAAGCTCAACATGATCTTACAGCTTTCACACTGAAGGTTCAAGAACTCGAGTGTAAGACTGATGACCTGAACCACGGCCTTGACCTTTCTGAGAATGAGAAGAACAAGCTCAAGGAAGAAAAAGCGTCGATTCTGATCTCCTTGAACGAGTTTAAAGTCAATTTTTCAAATGCCAAGAGGGAGATTGACAAGCTTCAGAACGaattaatttcagttgacCGCAAACTTACTTATCATCAAGCAAGGAATGACACGCTGGAGGAAGAGAAAGATCgtttgaaaaaggaaataacaGAGTTAAAGAAGGAGAACGCAGAATTGAGGGCTCgcctcaatgccctccaatcTGAAAGAAACCGACTTCAAAACGAGATCACCGTGATTAACAAGAAATACGTTGATATACAAGCCGTGCAAAGCGATAAGCGAGAAAAGAAACCATCCGATACAGCTACTTCTAAGCGACTCAAAGATCTGGAGGAAAATTACCAGAAAGTTTTAAATGAGAAGGAGGATGCTGAAAGGAGGCACCTTGATGGAAAACGAAGAATCTCAAAACTCGAGCTGGAGCATGGAGATTACAGCCGAATGATCCAGTCGTTAGAACACGATCTGTCATTGAAAGTGAAACGCATATCTGACTTAGAAGATAGTCTCTCAGAACTCCATGGTAGAGATGTAGTGGATGAGGGTGATTATAAAGTTCTAAGGAAGAAGGTAGTCAATTTGGAACAAGAATTACAGTCTGCCAAGAATAAAAATTTCCGTTTGGAAGCATATAAGACTTCTTACGAAGAAAAGCTGAAAGAACTACAGGAAGACCTTCTTGCCAGTCAACAGAAGACAGCTCAGACGGAGGCAATGCTGCAAACAAGTCAAGATCAACTGAGCGCCCAACAAAAAGAACTACTGGAGGCCCTCAAGAAGATGGCTGACTGGGAGTCAGCTTATAAATCTGCCAACAACGCCAAGATCGAACTTCAAAGAAATGTCCAGACTCTTCAAAGCAAAATTGTATCCTTGGAGGAGGAACtgcaaaatcaaatgaaggaaaatgcaCAGCTCAGGGGGTCGCTGGATCAGACAAGGGCAAGGAATGATAAGCTAAGAGAGGAGATCAATAACCTACAGAAGAAATTAATAGATAAGCAAAGGTACTACGAGGAACAAATTCGCGAGCTGGGTGAAAAGAAGGCCATCATTGAAAGGTTGCGAGAAGAAAACGAGTATTTAGAAAGTGACAAAGTTGACCTGAAGGACGAGCTCGATCGTGTCCGAACCGAACAGGAAAAAGCCCAATTAGAACAAAGGGAAACTaagtttgaatttcaaaagctcCAAATCCATTGCGCTGAGGTGGAGGATACAATTCGAATGCTGCAAGACGAGAATGAACGACTCAAAATGGAACTTGTGTCTCTCAAAAAGCTTTATGAGGAGCTCAAAGTTTCACGGGAGGAGACGATTGCCGTCCAGAGCGTATCAACCGTGGACGCAGCGATACCAGATATGTTCTCTGCAGACCTCAACTCTGAGTATGAAGCGATCACGATAGAACGGGACACTGTTAAGCGAGAAAATGCAGCCCTTCAAGACAAGGTCGCCGGTTTTGAAAATTCTTTAGGGGACCTCAAGGAAGAAAGACGTAAACTTCAGGATAGAGTTCTTGAATTGCAGAAAATGTTGTCCGAAAAGTCTCAAGAAATGCAAATCTTAACGGCGGAAAATAAAAAGGTAACCCTGGAACTGCAAGCTGCCAAACGTCGCCTGGAGGACTTGAAAGAGGAAGCTACTGGATGGAATCAGGAAAGGGACTTGCTAGTAAAGGAAGTTGAATCGATGCAAAGCAAGTTACACGATCTTGTGCTAGAAAGCCAGAAAGAGAACGTTTCTGAGGTCTCCTCTGAAATGATATTTTCTACCATGGAAGCCGATTATAAGAATTTGCAGGACCGTGCGTCGGAGCTCCAACTTGAACTCCTCGCAGCTTTGAAGAAAGTGTCAACGCTAGAGCACGATTTGGAAATggagaaagataaaaacagTGGACTCCAAGAATCAAACAGAGGGCTAGAAGAGAGAGTTACAGTTCTCAAAAGAGAAGTTCTCGACTACCAAACGAAGATTTCCAAGATTGAACTGAACTTTGAGCATATCcaagaacaaaataaagagCTCATCAATCAAGTGGCTGAGCTCGAGGACCAACTTGAATCAATCAAAGATTCTAGCAAACTGTCGTTTCAAGGCAAGTCCGATCTTGAAAATGAGGTCACATCACTTAGGACAAGGGTGAATAAATTACAGATTCAGATCGAAGAggacaagaaaattaaagagaaTCTGAGGGCTCAGCTTGACGATCACAAGAACATGGGCGATACGCAATCCAAGGAGATCCATGGTCGTCTCAGCCAACTAAGAATGGAAATCGAAAAGCACCGCAAAGAGGTGATCGATAAAGAAAACCTCATCAAAGACACGCACAATAAGCAACGTGACTTGGAAGATGACCTCCATAGGCTCCGTCGAgatcttcaaaacaaacaaatggaaTGTGACGGCTACATTAAGGATATCGAAGAAAGCAACCAAGAAAAAGCAGACATGGAAATTGAGATCAACACACTTCGTGGGCAAATACGAAACTTAGAGATTCTCatagaagagtacgagaaaGACAAGAACGATCTGAGACAGAACATCAACGAAATTGTTAGTAAGAACACAAATCAAAGCAATGATCTCAAGAAGCAGATTAAAGACGGTTTGAGTGAAGTCGAAGTGTACAAACGAGAGATGATCGAGAGGGAGACTATTATCAAAGAGCTTCGAGAAAAGGTGTCCCATGTTGAAAATCAGCTTCAAGTCAGTAAGACAGAGTtggaaaacagagaaaatgacTGTGAGGATTATTTGAAAGACCTCGAAGACATCAAAAAGCATAAGTCGGATTTGGAAGTAGAATTACTGGGTTTGAAAAGCAAGATTAACAAGTTGACTTTACAGATTGACACCGAGAGGTCCGAGAGAGCGCAACTTCAATCGCAACTGTCAGAAACGAAGAATCGCGGCGATGAGGAGTCCAGTAGTCATGCTAGATTTGTGTCAGAGTTACAGatgaaacttgaaaacacTAAGAGAGACATAAATGTTAAAGAAGACGAAATTGAGCATCTTAAGTACGAACTTGAAGTCACCAGACGAGAGCTTCTTTCCAAAGATGGAGAGTTCAAGATTTCTTTGGAAAAGATCGAGCAGATCACGAAGGAGAAATCAGAGTTGACAGTGGAAATTATGTCTCTTCGCGAGAAGGTCATTATTCTCGAGGGTGATATACAGAAAGAGAAGGTGGGAAGAGTAGGTCTTCAGAAACAGCTCGTTGATTCTGCAGCTAAAGGGGAGACAGATGCTAAATTAATGAGCGAACAGATCACCGAAATTCAAACAAGGGTGGAGAGCTACAAGAgagaaataattgaaaaggaaaccatCATAGAAAAGTTTAGGTTCCAAACCACTTCGTATGAACAGGAGGTGGACCGACTCAAGAGAGACTTGGCCTCTAGGAAAGCTGAATGCGAAAAGAACCTGCAGGATATTGAAATACTGAAACACGATAAATCGGAGCAGGCTATGGAAATAAATTCTCTTCGCAGCACTGTCAGTAAGCTGGAAGCTTATATAATAGAACTGAGGACAGACAAAGAGGTTGTTATATCACAAGTCGACGAGTTGAAGAGCAAGAACGAAAGTGAAGCCAGTGTTATGCACGAACAAATTATTGAGATTCAAACTCGAATTGAGGAGTATAAGACTGAAATAATTGAGAAGGAAACCATCATCGAGAAGTTACGCGTGCTGATTTCCAACAACGATGCTGAACTTGATAAATTGAGGAGAGACCTAGAGACGAAAGAAGTGGAGTGTGATGGGTACATCCGGGAAATCGAGAAGCTCAATGAAGAGAAGTATGATCTCGAGTCCCAGCTCTCCACAATTCGAAGCAAATATGAAGTTTTAGTATCACAAATGAATGAGGCGCGAGCTGATAAAAATCTGACCGAGAGTGAAACAACCGTGCTCCTAGAAAAGATAACTGAAATCGAGAGCAGGATAGAGGTGTACAAGACGGAGATCGTGGAAAAGGAGACATTGATGGAACGATTACGCATCCTTAATAGTTCCAACGAACAAGATTTGGAAAGACTCAAACGAGAGCTAAATAGCAAACAGGTGGAATGCGATGGCTATATTAACGAGATCCAGATATTGCACCAGAAACTAGCAGAGTTGGATGTTGAGCTAAATCATCGAAAAAGTCAAGCTCTTAAACTGGAGAGATTCTTAGACGACGAGAAACAAGACAAGGAAAATCAGTTAAGGACTCAAAAGTCGAATTTCGAAGTTGACTTGACCTCGCTAAAACGCAAGTTCGAGACAAAGGAACTGGAATGCAGTGGTTATATTAAGGAAATTGAAGAACTGAATCAGGAGATTTTCCGGCTGAAGGGTCTGTTGAGACCAGAACGTGAGGTTGAAGCCCACTATACCACGTCTTACATTATGCCACCAAAAGGAGTGACGGTGACCAGAGAAGTAGTTGTACCCCAGGAGTCTTCCACGACAGAAGCCGCGCAGTCTTCTACTTTCGGCCGTACCGAATTCATGGTTGATGTCAAAGAGAGGACGAAACCTGTGGAAATGGAAATTTCCAATTACGAGATTAACCCGAAACGAATGGTGAAGATTAGAAGTCCTTTTGAAGCGCGTGGAGAAAATGTTGCCGCTGGAGCTGGTACGTCAAAAACTGAGCACACAAAAAGCACTGTGACCAAGATTACAAGGATCCAAAGAAGTGTGAGTCCATCTCCGCGATTAATCGTTGAGGGAGGAGATGAATCgtcatttacagttgtaagTAGTAGAAGTATTGATAGCTCACCACTAGTCAGTCCATCTAGGATCATACACTTGGAATCCAGCTCAAGTCCAAAGCTTAACCGCTTGCTGGACTCCTCACAGCAATCCAACGCTTCATCCACGTTAAATGTCGCAGACGTTAGAAGTCATACGTCCACTAATAGCAGCAGTACTGTCATGACAAAAGTCACGCAATTACAGACAATGTCTTCTGTTTCTGACCCCTCGTTACAATCCATGGTCCTGGGAACGCCAGAATTCAGAATTGTTTCCTCGTCAAACGGAATCGAGGGATTTAACAGGAGTCAAGAACCACTCACTAAGAGTGTCATTTCGCAGGTCGATGGTTCTTCCAGTCCAATTCGTGTCAAAGTAGAAGCTGAGGAGAAATTAGAATTTGAGCCGGTACGTCTTCATGTTGAAAGGGCGCCTCTGCAGACCACATCTTCATCAGGTGTTCAAACAGTCGTCCAAACACAGTTAACCACTAGAGAGGAGGGGGCAGACGGATTTTCACGGGTGGAGACTGGGGAAACTGGCGCCCGAACAAGAAAGGTACGAGAATCCAGAGAACAGCGTGCTGAGATTACACAAAGCCGCAAAAaggatgacaaaaaaatatcggAGGTGTAA